GTGGGAACTTATTAATTGGTATCGTTATTTTTACGGTGTTAATTATTTTCCAGTTTATTGTTGCAAATGGTGCATCTCGTACCGCTGAAGTTGCAGCTCGTTTTACACTGGATTCTTTACCAGGGAAGCAAATGTCTATTGATGCTGATTTAAACCAGCGTATTATTACAGAAAAAGATGCACAAGACAAACGAAAAAAATTAAATATGGAAACAGAGTTTTACGGAGCGATGGATGGTGCCGGAAAGTTCATTAAAGGGGACGTTATTTTCGGGATTGTCATTTTATTCGTGAACATTATTTTCGGCTTAATTGTCGGCATGATGCAGCAGGGGATGAGTTTTTCTGAAGCTGCGCTTCATTATACGCAGTTAACTGTCGGCGATGGAATCGTCAACCAAATCGGTTCATTAATGCTTGCGATTTCAACAGGGATTATCGTAACGCGAGTATTTGACGGTTCACCTGATACAGTAAGTGAAGGAATCTTTAAAGAGTTAATGGCGCATGAAGTTGTTGTCTATGCGCTTGGCGGTCTCTTTATGGCAATGGGGATCTTTACGCCGCTTCCATTCTTACCATTTGCGCTTGTTGGTGGCGGAATTATTTTCTTAGGCATTCGCAATAAAAAACGCATGGAAAAAGAAAAAGAAGCGGAAATGCAAAAAGAATTAGAAATGATTCAAAACGATGAAGATCAGCTTAAGCAAGTGGAAGATTCATTCGGTGTATTTACAGATAAATATCCAATCATCGTCGAACTTGGCTTGGATTTAGCGGCGCTAGTTAAGCAGAAGATTAATGGGGAAACAGCCCGTGATAAAGTTGTTCTCATGAGGAAATCGATTATTACAGATCTTGGGATCAATGTACCAGGAATTAACTTTAAAGATAATACGAGTTTTAGACCGCGCGGGCGCTATATGATTCGAATTAAAGGAGCGAAAGTTGCTGAAGGGGTGTTGAAATCGGGTTATTTATTAGCGCTGAAGACGCCTAATGTGATGGCTGATTTAGATGCAGAACCAGCAAAAGATCCAATATTTGGTGAAGATGGATATTGGATTTTAGAACATATGGTACAAGATGCACAGATGAAAGGGTACCAAGTATTAGAACCACTCAGCATCTTAATTACACATTTAGATGTTATTATACGTCGCAATCTTCATGAGTTAATTCAGCGTCAACATGTGAAAGATTTAATTCAATCGCTTGAAAACGACCACGGTGTTCTATTAGAAGAAATTAAGAAGAAAGAAATTGATTTATCACTTGTTCAAAACGTGATTAAGCAGCTTTTAAAAGAAGGAATTTCAATTCGGGATTTACCAACAATTATGGAAGGGATTATTGATGGAAAAGAAGTTTATCAAAATCACGTTGATGGGGTTACTTCATTTGTGCGCGAATGTATTTCAAAAGTCATTTGTGAACATGCGAAAAATCCTGATGGGAAAATTTATGCGGCGCTATTCTCTGATTCTCTTGAGTTAGATGCAGATGTTGTGAATAACTCCTATCAAGGTTATTTATTAAACTGGGATTTAGAATTGGAAACGCGCGTTATAGAACAAGTACAGCACATCTTTAAACAAGCGCGTTTAATGGGAAGAGAGCCCGTTTTATTAACGCGCCGCAAAGATTTTCGATTTGGGATTGTAAGACTTCTTGAACGATATCAAATAGAAGCAAAGGTGTTATGTATTAGTGAACTTGCGCCAGAAATTGTTGTAGATCAAATTGCTTATATCGAATAGTAAGGAGGTGAGATTGTGGAAATGAACGAGAAAAAAGAAGCGCTTAAGCTCATTAAGGCTGCTTCAAAAAACGAATTATACCGCAAATTGTTTGAGCAATATGGTGATAATTATTATTATGTCGTCGATGAAAGTGTAAAGCGAAGTATTCCGTTCTTTTGGAAAAAGAAATATGAAATGTTGGTTGCTTTTCCAGAAGATAAGAAAAAGGAAGAGGAGACAAAAGTGCCAGAATTTCATGAACAATTGATGGGGGCTGTTCATGAAGGTTCAACGGAAGTTACGCGGGCAAACGATATTGGAGAGGTGCTTCATAATTTAGAACATCGAGTGACTTCGATTCCGTACGCAGCCATTCAGATGGGAAATAGTGAGGAATGGGCCAGAAAGAAACAGCGATTATTACAAATGTTCGAGCGAGGAATTACGGTTGTGAAACAGACGGCGCAAGCGCAGCATCCGAAAGGAAAACCGCAACATATGACGCCTGCTGAACAGGAGCGCGAGGAAGTTCTCGTGAAAGAAAGGACTAAACAATCTGTACCATTTATTATTCAAAAAGTGATTCGTCTGCTAGAACAAAATGAAGTTGAACCATATTTTATTAACGCATATGCGGAAAAAATGAAAATGAAGTTTAAACATGCGACGATGATTACAGAAGAAGAAGTGATCACGTTTATATTGGAAGATATGGAGTCGCATTTTTATACAGAAAATATATTTGAAAAAGATGTACAAACGATTGCTTTAATTGGACCAACAGGAGTGGGAAAAACGACAACAATTGCCAAAATGGCTTGGCAGCTTCATGGTCAAAAGAAAACGGTTGGTTTTATTACAACGGATCATTCCCGAATTGGAACGGTGCAACAGTTGCAAGAGTATGTGAAAGCAATTGGGGCAGAAGTAATTGCAGTTCGTGATGAAGCGGCTATGGAAAGAGCTCTTACGTATTTTAAAGAAGAGGTACGCATGGATTATATCTTCATTGACACAGCTGGGCAAAATTATCGTACAGCAGAAACAGTCGCAGAAATGATTGAAATGATGAAACGAGTGAATCCTGATTCTATCTGTTTAACATTATCAGCGTCGATGAAAAGTAAAGATATGATTGAAATCATTACGAATTTTAAAGAAATTCATATTGACGGAATTATATTTACAAAGTTTGATGAAACAGCAAGTAGCGGTGAGTTGTTAAAAATTCCAGCAGTCTCATCAGCTCCGATTGTCTTAATGACAGATGGGCAAGATGTGAAGCAACATATACATATCGCTACAGCAGAACATTTAGCAAAACAGATGTTACATACATCATAAGAAAAGAGGTGTAGAATAAGGCACTTGTCTTATTCAAATTCGTATGAACGGTATTTATATAGGTTCTATGGGTATGATGAATTACATACAGCACATTAATGTACATGCAAATAACGTAGCAAACGCACAAACACCTGGTTTTAAAGCGGAAAATCTAACTTCTAAAGTATTTGATTCACAAAATACGTACCGTCTTGGAGATGGACCAAGTACATCGGTTGGTACAACGGATTATGCAGTTGTGCCAGCCGCAACACATGTGAATTTAATACAAGGAAGTGTGCAAATTACAAATCGTCCTACAGATTTTTACTTAGATGATGGGACATCGGGAACTGCCTCATTTTTTGTGACTTCCAAAGGTGGAGAAACATTTTTAACGAGAGATGGTCAGTTTACAATAAATGAGGATCGCTATTTACAAACATCATCGGGTGCTTATGTCCTTGGAGAGAATCATGAGCGTATTCGTATTCCGGAAGGGACAAAGGTCAAAGTGCAAGAAGACGGTATGCTATATGACGCGGTGTCACAAAATCATATTGCTCGTTTGCAAACGAAGATGGTAAATACGGAAGTAAATGCACGCCTTGTGCAGCGAGAAAATAAAAGCTTTACACTCGCAGAGGGGGATATTGCTGATTTGCCAAATGGAACAGGAGCGGTTCGTAACTACATGCTAGAAAATTCAAATGTAGATATGACGAAAGAAATGGCAGATATTATGACCAATCAAAAGATGGTCCAAGCTTCACAACGTATTATGACATCATTTGATAAAATTTATGAAAAAGAAGCGAATGAAATATTACGTTAATTTAAAAATCCCATTCTTTAGTAGAGAAGAATGGGATTTTTTCATAAATCATTCGTATTAAATATGAATGATTCGTTTTGCTTTTTCTGCTAGTTGTAAATCATGCGTTACAAATACAACCGTTTTGCCGTTATCGTTCATTTTTTTTAAGAGGTCAAATACTTGATCTCGATTTTTTTCGTCTAAATTACCTGTTGGTTCATCCGCGAAAACATAGTTGCACTTTTTAATAAGGATGCGAGCTAAAGCAATTCTTTGTTGTTCACCACCGCTTAATTCAAAGATTTTCTTCTTTTCATAGCCAACAAGATTTACTTCTTGTAAAGCGGCTTTTATTTTTTCACGTTTATTCATATGAGGCTGATACTTTAAAGCAATCAATAAATTTTTTTCAACTGTTTCATTTTCAATTAATGCATAATTTTGGAATAAGTAACCAAATTCGTTCCTTTGTAAGAGTAAAATTTGTTTTTTAGTAGGATTTGTAATCTTATCAATAATAATATCACCAGCGTCCGCTTTTTCTAATAGCCCCATTATGTTTAATAATGTTGTTTTACCACGACCGCTTTCTCCAACAATAGCAACAAAATCTTGATCTTCAATTTTTAAATGAAAGTTTTCTAGTATTTTTTTTCCGCGAAATTGTTTATGAATATTTTTTAATTCAATCAATGTTAATGCTCTCCTTTTATAATGGAATGGAATGTGTTATTACTAATTTTTTGATCAAATACAGTTCCAAAAACAAATTCTAAAAGTATGACAAACAGTCCTGTTAAGAAAGGGAGTATGTTACCAAGATAGACATACATGCTGATCGTTGGAATAAAGTTAATCGCAAATAGCAACAAAATAAGCGAAGTATTTCTAGCAAAAGCGCTATATCCAAATAATTTTTGTACATATAGTTTAAATTTATTTTTTTGATAATATGTTGCTACTACATTATAGGTTAAGAGCAAGTTGGATAAGATGAGTGTCACAATAAAAATTGTTATCTTCTCTTTCTCTCTTTTTAAATCTTGAATTGCTTGACCGTGCTTATCATAGAGTGAATCTACATGTTGAATGGATGACTGAACGTTGCTGTTAGAAATAGTCGGCAAAATGGTGCTATAAGCATCATGATTGTCGGAATAAAAATAGAAACATCTTGAAACATAAGATAAATAGAAGGAATTATCGAAATAACCAGTATCGATAATTGCAATTGGATCGGTAACGATATTGTTATGTTCTACTTCCGCATTTGGATCATAAGTAAAGTAGTTTTGGTGATCTTTCACGTAGATCACATTGACAGATAGATCTTGTTCCTTCGTTGTATTTTTCGCTTTCCCTAGTGCTTCATTATAAATATTTTCGACTTCCACTTGTTGAAAATAAAAATGCTGCCGGTAATTTTTCTTAATTTCTTTTTCAAACTTCCTTAGTTTTTCTGGAACAAGTATATTCATGACATTCTTTTTTCTTATTATTTTTTTATCCATTGTACCATCTACGGAATCAATCGGGTTATAGTGTAGATAATTTTCATTGATTGTTATGCTTTTTCCATTTGGAGAGAGAGCCGGGTCCTCACCATTTGCATTTAAATGATATGTGTATTCACCGTTCACTTTATAATAGTTTGAAGCATCTATGAGAAAGCCTTTATGCTCTTTTTCCATTTTTGTATAGAAGTCTTTTATCAGCTTACCTGTTTGATATTCTATTTTTCTATCATGCTCACCATTAAAAGTTACCGAAGTAGCGTACATGTTTTTTGTCTGTTTCCATGAAGATAAACTAGCTAATTTTTGATTTAGCTCGTTTGCTAGTTCGTTCCATTGATGAACAGAGAAAAGAAGAACGAAAATAAAGGTGAGCTTTAGGCCATAATTTAAAATCATAATAAGAGTATAAGGCTTTTCTCCTTTTATTTTGGAGACATTGGTGTTATTAGAAAATAGAAAAACAATCATAAAAATAGCAGGGATTGTTAATGTGAACACAAATAAAAGTGTAAAAATCCAAAATAGGCATGTTAAGTACAAAAAGTAATTTGTACCATTATGTAAAAGGGAATAGATGCTAGCTAACAAATATCCTGTGAAACTAGCAAGTACGATAGGCTTTGTTAGCAATAAGAAAACATGCGCAATGATTCTCGAGATAGAATATCCAAATACTCTTATAATGCTTAATTCTTTTAATCGATTTATTAGATAATGAGCAATGGCAATGTAAAGGCAGAGAATCACTAAGCCAATGATTATCATTTGGGATACATTGAAATGAAACATAGAAGGATGATTCTCACTAAACACTTCTGCATTCGCAACTTCTTTATTTAACTCGGTTACTAAATCGTGAATTTTCTGTTTATCTTGGGTAGAAACATAATATAGACCATTCCCACTGAAATTTGTATTGGAATCTAAATGCTTAATTGTCATGTTTAATTGTGGATCAATTTGTTTGATTACACCACTTTGCTGTTTATCTTTGCTTTGCGATGTACTAAGAAATTCCCCTGAATGTAGCGTCGGTAATGTTCCTTCCTTTATGTCCACTTGGTTATGTAAACTTACGTCTGTTGTATATATCGTAAGATTTTTTTCACTTGTAAAAATGTACTTTGAAATACTAACATCATATTTTTTTGCTATTTTTTGAAAGAATGCAATGTAATTTTCTGAATGTGGCTTTGCATCTTGGAAATTTAATAAAATACTTGTTGTATTTTTATATAATAGTTGATTTGTTTTGTATTCTTTAAAGGTGTCCAATCCGAAAATTCCTAGTAGGAATAATAAAGTGGTAAACAAGATATAAATAATTTTTCTCATAATTATTTCTCCCTAAAATGAACTTTTTCCCAATCATATCATTAAATATGTGGGAAGAGAAGCCGTGATCAAGTGATTCAGAAGAAAGGAATCGTAATAGTGAAAAACAAGAGGAGCAAAACTCCTCTTGTTTTTTTCGTTATTATTTATGATCGTAGTATGCTTTATTTGTACCTTCAGATGTCCATGGTAGTTGCGCTGTACTAAACACATTTTTTGCTTTCCATCCGCCACTTTTGTAATCACCTTTTCCATTTACAACAGAAGCATGGCCTTGTGCAGAGTAATGTTTATAAGATGAGTACACATTTTTATCTTTCTTTCCACGAATCCAATAGCCTCCGTCAACTTTGCCAGACGTTACTGATTTGACAGTACTATTTTCATCTTGAACATAACTAGCTGTTAATTGATCGTTTGCTTTTACAATTTCGTATTTCCCAAAAGATTGTTCAGCAGCTAATGCTCCTCCTGCTCCCAATAAAGCAAATCCAGCTGCTAGCGTTCCAATAGCGACTTTTTTAAACATAAAAATTCCCCCTTAACTAAGTGTAAGAACTGCAAATCAAACATACCATGTTGTATACATAATTTTAATATGTGAACGGTTGATAAAAAACGAATGGAATATTCTGTTTATTTTTTATAAAAATTCCAAATATTATTGACTATTTTCTTGCTTCTTTCTATATTAGTAGATATCACAATGGCCACTAAGAAATGACAAAGCAGTTTTTAATCCGTGGGGGCAATCTAAGCGGCTGATGAGCCCTACCAATCGGGCTGTTACTGCCTTAATTTCGTTCATGTTATAACAGGAAAACAGAGGCAAAAAGATAGGGAGGAGGCAGGATGATGAGTAGAGCAAAAGTACAATTCGCGATGCAAGATGATGAAACATTTCGCCAAGGCGTGAAAGATTGTTTGCCAACTGTACTAGGATATTTAAGTATTGGTATTGCAGCTGGTGTAATCGCCAAGACAGCTGGCTTTTCTATTATAGAAATCGCTTTTATGTCGACGCTTATTTATGCTGGTTCTGCACAATTTATACTAGCTGGTATGTACGCTGCTGGAGCTTCGGCATCAGCTATTATTTTTACCGTTTTCTTTGTGAATTTACGTCATTTATTAATGAGTGCTGCGCTAGCTCCATATTTTTTACAAGTACCATTCCTTAGAAATATAGTAATTGGTTCACAAATTACAGATGAAACATTTGGTGTTGCTGTGCAGCACGGAGCGAAAAAGGGATATATAGGAGAAAGCTGGATGTTCGGGTTAAATGTAACAGCATATATGAATTGGATTATCGCTACGATTATTGGCGGGCTTTTTGGAGAGTGGATACCAGATCCGCATACGTACGGGATGGATTATGCCCTCCCTGCGATGTTTATCGGCTTATTTGTTCTGCAATTCATAAGCAGCAAACCGAAACGAATGATCCATCTTAGTGTTGCTGTAGCTGCAATCATGATTGCATATAGCGCTCATTTCTTTATGCCAGCGAGCATAGCTGTCATTATCGCAACGCTTACAGCAGCAACGATAGGAGTGATGATTGAGAAATGGAAATTAGATTAGATGTGTTGTTTCTTTTAATAGGAGCTGGACTTGTTACATTCATTCCACGCGTCCTGCCCCTTATTGTATTTCAAAAATTTCAAATTCCAGATTGGGTATTAAAGTGGTTACAGTACATACCGATTGCAATATTAGCTGCTCTTCTTGCGCAAGTATTACTGATGAATGAAACGATGCAGTGGGACTATATGATTGCTGCAATTCCGACATTTCTCGTCGCTATTTATACAAGGAGCTTATTAGGAACCGTATTAACAGGAGTAATTGTGATTATTTTGTTACGTTTGTTTTTATAACAAGGAATTTTAAGGAATGATATCGAAACATGTAGTAATAAAGCTTAGAATAGGGGTGGTGTTATGATTCTTTTCACAGTAGGTATTGTTTTATTTACATTATTTATTTTCTTTCTCATTGGTTTTATTACCTTTACAATGTTTGTGAACAAAGCAACACCACAAATATATTATACACCTTGTAATGTGGCATCTGGGCAGTCTTATAGAGAGAAGAGTAGAAGAAAGAAAAGCTGATGGAGGCTTTTCTTCTTTTCTTTTGAATTTTTTTATAATTAAGTTAGTTGTATAACTAACTTATAAGGGAGAGATTTAGTTGGCAAAACCGAATGTCATTCATAAGCAACAATTGTTGCAAGCAGCAAAAACATTAATTGCGGAGCGAGGAATGGAGAAATTAACGTTAAAGGCTATAGCAGAAAAGGCAAATGTGACACAAGGGACGGTTTATTATCACTTTAAAACGAAAGAGCAACTATTACTTGAGGTGACAGAATCATTTTGTCAGTCAGCGTGGGAGGAGATGGATGAAGGGTTTCAGGTTGAAAAAGCTCTGCAATCAGCAAAAAGTAGGTGTACAAAAGACTCTGTGTATCATCATTTATTTTTTCAACTATTGGCAAGTAGTTTACAGAATGAATCGATGAGAGAAACGATTGGAGAACTATTACATTATGAAAATGAAAAACTACAGGTAAGATTACAAGGGATGTGGGAAAAATCACCGATTGAAGGAATTACATTTGAAACTTGGAGTATCATGTGTAATGCCCTTATAGATGGATTGGCACTACAAGCGTTATATAATCCAAAGTTTTCTACAGAAGAAGCATATAATGGGGTAAACAAATTAATACAACATGTAGGAGTATAGATAAAGGAGGAGAAAACATTGAACGGTAAATCATGGATTACAATTATTTTTTCAATTGGTGTTTGGTTTATGGCTTCTCTATTTTTTATCTTATTTGGTTCTTACGTATTAGTTGAAATCACATCAAGCTTATTTCTTCCCATGCTTCTTATTTTGGAGATTGGTACAGCAATAGCATTATATGTAGTGTTAGGGTTTTATCAAAAAATAGATTCTTCCCGATATGCCGCTATAAAACTAGGGATTTTTGGAACGGGAATTGGTTTGTTTCTCGATTCCTTTCTTTTATATTATGCTTCGACGCTCTTTCCGCAACTATCACTACAGCAAATGATTTCTTTCACAATCTGGATGGTTTTTGTATATGTACTGTATTTATTTATACCTGTTTGGATGGAGCGAAAACGGATAAAAGAGCTATCTTAAGTGGATAGCTTTTTTACAAGTTTACATATTAGAAATAGCTTGCAGCAACATTCCAAAGAGAAAATTGATAAAGGAAAATACACTGACACATATGGAAACAATTCGATTATTTCGCCATTCTTTCACACAAACGATAAATCCTAAAATGCAAAGAAAATACCAAATAGGAAGGAAAAGAAAATCACTTATGTAATTTGGAAGCAGTGTATAAAAGTGTGTTAACACTAAAATCCAATGCATGAGAACAAGGGACATCACAATAAGAGAATATCGATAAGGACGACCTAAATAGGTTCCCCTTTTTAACGTGATACATATAAAAGCAAGTGCTAATATGACAATGAAAATAATGAAGGTAAGTAAAAGTAATGTCATAGATATATGAAAACTCCTTTAAGAGAGGTTTTATTTAGTATATTACGTATTCTTGTGAAATGAAATAGATGTTTCAACAAGATATATTCGTGCCGTTCGTTTCAGAATAATAAGAATCCCCACTTCAAAATGATTTGAAGTGGGGGTTCTTATCTTTCCTCTAAGCTCTTAACTGGAACAGTTAATTCACGTTCTGGATTTGCGGCATCATAAATGCGGGCTGTTTCACTGTTTTCATCAACATGTTGAATCATAACAGGCATACCTTGAAAACTAACATTTGCTTGTTCTGCGGATTCGGAAATCTCTTTTGCACGTTGTACATTCATTTTACATTCCTCCCATCTTTACTATTTTTGCTAAAGGGAAGGAATAATATACCAAATTGAGATATATTAAAAGCTTTTGTATGGATTGTAATGTTTCTTTAATAAATCCAGAAAGTGTCGAATTAGGAAATGATTGTAAGAAAATGGGATCGAATTGTATAATAAGTGTAACACAATTTAACCTTCAGGGGGAGAGAGTATAATGGGAGATGTAAGTATAGAACAAAATGGTCCGAGGATAAAAATTGCAACGAGAAACATTCTTTTCATGATGGTTGCAAAAATTATATCTTTATTAGGAGCAGGGATTTATACGTTTGCAATGGGACTATATGTTTTAAAAACAACGGGTTCAGGAATAGGATTTGCAACTACGCTTATTTGCGGATCTGTTCCAAGAATGGTATGTGGCCCTATTGCCGGGGCAGTGGCGGATCGCGTTAACCGGAAATGGCTCATTGTCGGCATGGATTTGTTAAGTAGTTTGACGATGTTTACGATGTTTATTCTCGCTACTACATTTGAACCATCACTTTTCTTCATTTATATTTCAGCAGCGCTATTATCCGTTTGTGCAAGCTTTTATTCTGTTGCACTCACCTCGTCCATCCCGCATTTAGTGAATGAAGAAAGAATTCAAAAAGCGAATGCTTTAAATCAAACAGCGGATTCTTTATCAAGAATTTTAGCTCCAATCATTGGAGGAATGATATTTGGATTTTTTTCAATCACATCCTTTTTTCTCTTAAATGGTATCACATTCTTTTTAGCTGTTATTGTACAGTTATGTATCGCATTTCATTTGTATAAAAAGGAAGACACAGAAAATGATGAACCTTTCTTAACGAGTATAAAAGGAGGATTTACATATGTAAGACAGCAACAAGAAATATATGGATTAATGAAAATTGCGCTGTGGGTTAACTTTTTTTCGAGTGCACTTTTCGTTTCACTCCCATATATAATTGTTCAGAGCTTACATTTATCTGCAAAGCAACTGGGGATAATAGAAGGAATGTTAGCAGTTGGAATGTTAATTGGAGCGGCTGTTTTATCCGTTCGTAAGGAAATAAGTAATCCATTTCGCTCTGTTTATATTGGTTTATTTATATTTGCGAGTTTAAGCTTATGTACGGTAGTTCCATTATTAATAACGATTCCAAAAGTAGCAAGCTTTATTTACTACATAATTTTTGTCCTTCTTAGTGGGTTTTCTATGATGATTGTAAATATCCCGATGCAAGTACATATTCAAAAGACAATCAACCAAGCATACTTAGGTCGCGTGTTTGGCCTTCTTGAAACGATTGCGACCGCAATTGCACCACTTGGAATGATTATATATGGATTTTTATTAGATAGATTGCCAACGAGTATTGTCGTGATAACGTTAGGAACAGGGCTATTTTTCGTTGTATTCGTAGGAATTAAACAGCATGGGACGAAAAACAGAGTGAATATGTCAGCTTAAAATAGAAACATTTAGTTTGGATATGTAACGTTGCTTATGAGCATCTCGTAATCTTTTTTCGTTTTGAAAGTAGGATGTATGTATGTTACATTTAAAATGAAAAGCGTTGTAAAGAAAAAAGGAGAAAACATCATGAGAAAAATAAGTTTTGTTACGTTATTTCTGTTCGCTATCATG
The window above is part of the Bacillus cytotoxicus NVH 391-98 genome. Proteins encoded here:
- a CDS encoding MFS transporter; the encoded protein is MGDVSIEQNGPRIKIATRNILFMMVAKIISLLGAGIYTFAMGLYVLKTTGSGIGFATTLICGSVPRMVCGPIAGAVADRVNRKWLIVGMDLLSSLTMFTMFILATTFEPSLFFIYISAALLSVCASFYSVALTSSIPHLVNEERIQKANALNQTADSLSRILAPIIGGMIFGFFSITSFFLLNGITFFLAVIVQLCIAFHLYKKEDTENDEPFLTSIKGGFTYVRQQQEIYGLMKIALWVNFFSSALFVSLPYIIVQSLHLSAKQLGIIEGMLAVGMLIGAAVLSVRKEISNPFRSVYIGLFIFASLSLCTVVPLLITIPKVASFIYYIIFVLLSGFSMMIVNIPMQVHIQKTINQAYLGRVFGLLETIATAIAPLGMIIYGFLLDRLPTSIVVITLGTGLFFVVFVGIKQHGTKNRVNMSA